The Metabacillus sediminilitoris genome window below encodes:
- a CDS encoding ABC transporter ATP-binding protein — MANKPLLQVQGAGIQFGGLKAVSGFNMEIHQGELVGLIGPNGAGKTTSFNLLTGVYVPTEGEILFDGKRLNGLAPYQVTRKGISRTFQNIRLFSELSVLDNVKVANHTLAKHSIVSSILRLPSHFSGEKEMEEKSMEFLKIFKLDKYKDEKAKNLPYGQQRRLEIARALAAGPKLLLLDEPAAGMNPQETHDLMELIAFIRGKFNLTILLIEHDMKLVMGICERIYVLDHGQLIAEGTPEVIRNHPKVIEAYLGEEVDSSDAKG; from the coding sequence ATGGCAAATAAACCATTGCTGCAAGTTCAAGGTGCCGGTATTCAATTTGGTGGATTAAAGGCTGTTTCAGGCTTTAACATGGAAATTCATCAGGGAGAACTAGTAGGACTTATTGGACCAAATGGTGCCGGTAAAACAACAAGCTTTAACCTGTTAACCGGTGTGTATGTGCCAACTGAAGGGGAGATCTTGTTTGATGGGAAACGTCTCAATGGATTGGCACCATATCAAGTAACTCGCAAAGGCATCAGCCGTACCTTTCAAAATATTCGACTTTTTAGTGAGCTCTCTGTGTTAGATAATGTAAAAGTAGCTAATCATACTTTAGCAAAGCATTCCATTGTTAGCTCGATTTTACGTTTACCTTCCCATTTTTCAGGTGAAAAAGAGATGGAAGAAAAATCAATGGAATTCCTAAAGATTTTCAAGCTTGATAAATATAAAGATGAAAAAGCGAAAAACCTACCGTATGGGCAGCAGAGGCGGTTAGAAATAGCGAGGGCATTAGCTGCAGGTCCCAAGTTATTATTACTAGATGAACCAGCTGCAGGGATGAACCCGCAGGAAACACATGATCTTATGGAGTTAATTGCCTTTATTAGAGGGAAATTCAATTTAACCATATTATTAATTGAGCATGATATGAAATTAGTAATGGGTATATGTGAAAGAATCTATGTGCTTGATCATGGACAGCTTATTGCAGAAGGAACACCAGAAGTAATTAGAAACCATCCGAAGGTTATTGAGGCATATTTAGGAGAGGAGGTTGACAGTTCCGATGCTAAAGGTTAA
- a CDS encoding branched-chain amino acid ABC transporter permease encodes MKKSKGFWLFLILSILGYGITQVLISSGMLNPFYSNMLINIAINIILAVSLHLVIGITGQFSIGHAGFLAVGAYVSAILTMKLLLPFPVALIAGGLVAALAGLVVGIPTLRLRGDYLAIATLGFGEIIRIVFLNIEYVGGAAGMQVSHFTTWTYAFVCLFLTILVIMNFTNSRHGRAAISIRENEIAADAMGINTTYYKVVAFTIGSFFAGIAGGLYSHNFYIIQPTNFGFLKSFDILIYVVLGGLGSLSGAVLAAILLTIISTFLQDFPETRMIIYSLVLVIVMLYRPQGLMGTREITDLFGKRKATKGGGSYGK; translated from the coding sequence ATGAAAAAATCAAAAGGTTTTTGGCTATTTTTAATCTTATCTATACTAGGCTATGGTATAACTCAGGTTCTAATTAGCAGTGGAATGTTAAATCCTTTTTATAGCAATATGTTAATTAATATCGCTATTAACATCATATTAGCTGTTAGCCTTCACTTAGTTATTGGGATAACTGGTCAATTCTCTATAGGACATGCAGGCTTTTTAGCCGTTGGTGCTTATGTTTCAGCTATATTAACGATGAAATTACTTCTGCCGTTTCCTGTTGCATTGATAGCGGGCGGATTAGTTGCTGCTTTGGCAGGTTTAGTTGTAGGAATTCCAACATTACGATTAAGAGGCGATTACTTAGCAATTGCTACACTAGGATTTGGTGAAATCATCCGAATCGTTTTCCTTAATATTGAGTATGTTGGCGGTGCAGCAGGGATGCAGGTATCCCATTTTACAACATGGACATATGCTTTCGTTTGTCTGTTCCTTACGATTCTAGTCATTATGAACTTTACAAACTCAAGGCATGGTAGAGCAGCTATTTCGATTCGAGAAAATGAAATTGCGGCAGATGCAATGGGGATCAACACAACCTATTACAAAGTTGTTGCGTTCACGATTGGGTCTTTCTTTGCAGGAATCGCAGGCGGATTATATTCTCATAATTTTTACATTATCCAACCAACGAATTTTGGCTTTTTAAAGTCATTTGATATCTTAATCTATGTTGTATTAGGTGGTCTTGGTAGTTTATCAGGAGCGGTTTTAGCAGCTATATTACTAACAATCATTTCTACCTTCCTGCAAGACTTCCCAGAAACACGTATGATTATCTACAGTTTAGTATTGGTTATTGTCATGTTATATCGCCCGCAAGGATTGATGGGTACTCGTGAAATAACAGATCTATTCGGCAAGCGAAAAGCGACGAAAGGAGGGGGCTCTTATGGCAAATAA
- a CDS encoding branched-chain amino acid ABC transporter permease, whose amino-acid sequence MEWVQQLINGISLGSIYALIALGYTMVYGIIKLINFAHGDVFMVGSFIGFYAITGFGLGFVPALLLSMAACAVFGVLIERIAYKRLRNATRIAALITAIGVSLLIEYGVIYVRGAQPEAYPNVFPNATFDLFGAKISSQSLFILLISVGLMIILQFIVHRTKIGKAMRAVSHDIDAARLMGINVDRTISATFAIGSALAGAAGVIFGIYYTKIEPLMGIIPGLKAFIAAVLGGIGIIPGAMVGGLVLGVAETVVSALGFSLWRDAAAFIILILILIFKPSGIFGKNSREKV is encoded by the coding sequence ATGGAGTGGGTGCAGCAACTAATTAATGGTATATCACTTGGCAGTATTTATGCATTAATAGCGCTAGGGTATACAATGGTTTATGGAATAATAAAACTAATTAACTTTGCCCATGGTGACGTATTTATGGTCGGTTCCTTTATTGGTTTTTACGCCATTACAGGATTTGGATTAGGTTTTGTTCCAGCGCTCTTACTTTCAATGGCAGCATGTGCCGTATTTGGAGTACTTATTGAGCGAATTGCATATAAACGACTGCGAAATGCGACGAGAATTGCTGCATTAATTACAGCAATCGGGGTATCCCTTCTTATTGAATACGGTGTAATCTATGTTCGCGGAGCACAGCCGGAAGCATATCCGAATGTATTTCCAAATGCAACATTTGACCTTTTCGGCGCAAAAATTAGTAGTCAGTCTTTATTTATTTTACTTATTTCAGTCGGTCTCATGATTATCCTGCAATTTATTGTTCATCGAACAAAAATCGGTAAAGCAATGCGTGCTGTTTCACATGATATCGATGCAGCCCGATTAATGGGAATCAATGTTGATCGGACGATTTCTGCTACTTTTGCCATCGGTTCGGCTTTAGCTGGAGCAGCAGGAGTTATTTTTGGAATTTACTATACGAAGATTGAACCGCTAATGGGAATTATCCCAGGATTAAAGGCGTTTATTGCAGCGGTATTAGGCGGAATTGGAATTATTCCTGGTGCCATGGTCGGCGGACTTGTTCTTGGTGTAGCTGAAACTGTTGTAAGTGCATTAGGATTTTCTCTATGGAGAGATGCTGCAGCATTTATCATTCTTATTTTAATCCTCATTTTTAAACCATCAGGTATCTTTGGCAAAAACTCAAGAGAGAAAGTGTAG
- a CDS encoding ABC transporter substrate-binding protein → MIKGKFTKFLLASTLFTGILAGCSAGGSSTSGGSSEDVIKIGVNFELSGPVASYGQSNAKGVELAVEEINEAGGIDGKKIELVKVDNKSEASEATNAAIKLTSQDKVTAIIGASTSGNTVAQAQIANDTKTVLLTPSGTSPNVTVNEDGSVNEFVFRTSFIDPFQGTVAANFAAGELKAKNAAIFADNASDYAKGLAASFKETFEAAGGKIVAEESYVAKDTDFRSTLTRIKSENPDFIFIPGYYEEVGLIVKQAREMGITVPLMGGDGWDSPKLVELAGAEALNNTFITNHYSAEDPDETIQNFVKTFKEKNDGAAPDAFNGLGYDSVYLLKDAIERAGSTDSTKIKDALADTKNLRLVTGEVTIDENHHPIKTTTVLEYKDGKTVFKTKVNP, encoded by the coding sequence ATGATAAAAGGAAAATTTACTAAATTTCTTTTAGCATCAACGTTATTTACAGGTATTTTAGCAGGGTGTTCTGCTGGCGGTTCTAGTACTTCTGGCGGGTCATCAGAAGATGTCATTAAAATCGGGGTTAACTTTGAATTATCAGGTCCAGTTGCTTCATATGGACAATCTAATGCTAAGGGTGTTGAGCTGGCTGTTGAAGAAATCAATGAGGCTGGCGGAATCGACGGCAAAAAAATCGAACTTGTTAAGGTAGACAATAAATCAGAAGCGTCTGAGGCAACAAATGCTGCGATTAAATTAACAAGTCAAGATAAAGTAACTGCAATCATCGGGGCCTCAACTAGTGGTAATACAGTAGCACAAGCACAAATTGCAAATGATACAAAAACAGTGCTTTTAACACCATCAGGAACAAGTCCTAACGTAACAGTAAATGAAGATGGGTCAGTGAACGAATTCGTTTTCCGTACTTCATTTATTGATCCATTCCAAGGAACAGTAGCAGCTAACTTTGCTGCAGGCGAATTAAAAGCAAAAAATGCGGCAATATTTGCTGATAATGCTAGTGATTATGCAAAAGGACTTGCAGCTTCTTTTAAAGAAACATTTGAAGCAGCAGGCGGGAAAATTGTAGCTGAAGAATCATATGTAGCGAAAGATACAGACTTCCGTTCAACATTAACACGTATTAAATCAGAAAATCCTGACTTCATTTTTATTCCAGGATATTATGAAGAAGTAGGACTTATTGTAAAGCAAGCTCGTGAAATGGGAATTACAGTTCCACTTATGGGTGGAGATGGCTGGGATTCACCTAAGTTAGTTGAATTAGCTGGTGCAGAAGCGTTAAATAACACATTTATTACAAACCATTACTCTGCTGAAGATCCAGATGAAACGATCCAAAACTTCGTTAAAACATTTAAAGAGAAAAACGATGGTGCAGCACCTGATGCATTCAATGGTTTAGGTTATGACTCTGTATATCTATTAAAAGATGCAATTGAGCGTGCTGGAAGTACTGATTCAACTAAAATTAAAGATGCTCTAGCTGACACGAAAAATCTACGCCTTGTAACAGGTGAAGTGACAATTGACGAGAATCACCATCCAATTAAAACAACAACAGTTTTAGAATATAAAGATGGAAAGACAGTATTCAAAACAAAAGTAAATCCTTAA
- a CDS encoding adenine deaminase C-terminal domain-containing protein produces the protein MKIDLLIVDTYVYNSYFKTFDKGNVVIKDGKFLYVGERGLETFSPDQIIEGKGKYMIPGLIDIHLHIESTMVTPSTFSYGLIKNGVTTIVPEPHEMANVFGISGVKEMIKASKDCVVDMFYAIPSSVPATSMETTGGSIEISDIDELIQTEGIKCLGEIMNYYDIISDPDGKTNQILSHIRSNYPDLIIEGHVPKLLDLDLQMVAAAGVNSDHTHQTVEGMEARISAGMFLEIQEKSMTTEVINYLIEKQVDEHFCFVTDDVMADSFQRRGHLNVLLKKAIKMGMKPEKAIYACTYTPAQRMRMYDRGAIAPGKVADFLLVSNLESFDIEMVFKRGLLTYDSSKPYKQSMKEKQFPESFYHSVKLKDLTEDDFDIHVPHTDDQYLCRIMNVKNGSTFTEEKHDHLEVRDGRVCWDESPYGLIATFERYGKNGNRAQGLIGGDILKRGAIATTYSHDNHNLLVIGYNKKDMLIAANEVIRNQGGICCVDNGEILSMLMLPVGGILSEEPLDVISEKVEQLTSSIKSLGYNHYNVIMSLSTLSLPVSPALKITDYGLIDVNEGKVVQVVVGV, from the coding sequence ATGAAAATCGATTTACTCATAGTCGATACCTACGTTTATAATAGCTATTTTAAAACATTTGATAAAGGTAATGTTGTCATCAAGGACGGTAAGTTTTTGTATGTTGGTGAACGAGGATTGGAGACATTCAGTCCGGATCAAATTATTGAGGGTAAGGGAAAATATATGATCCCAGGCTTGATTGATATCCATCTGCACATCGAAAGCACAATGGTGACACCATCTACCTTCTCTTATGGATTAATTAAAAATGGCGTAACAACGATTGTACCTGAACCTCATGAAATGGCTAATGTCTTCGGAATTTCGGGGGTAAAGGAAATGATTAAGGCAAGCAAAGATTGTGTTGTCGATATGTTTTATGCGATTCCTAGCTCCGTACCGGCAACATCGATGGAAACAACAGGAGGATCAATTGAAATCAGTGATATTGATGAGTTGATTCAAACAGAAGGCATTAAATGCTTGGGCGAAATCATGAACTACTATGATATTATTTCTGATCCAGACGGAAAAACAAATCAAATATTATCCCATATCCGTTCCAACTATCCGGATTTAATTATTGAAGGCCATGTTCCAAAACTACTTGACTTAGATTTACAAATGGTTGCAGCTGCAGGAGTAAATTCCGATCATACCCACCAAACGGTAGAAGGAATGGAAGCCCGCATCTCTGCAGGAATGTTTCTTGAAATACAAGAAAAATCAATGACAACAGAAGTCATAAATTACTTGATAGAAAAACAAGTGGATGAGCATTTTTGTTTTGTTACAGACGATGTTATGGCAGACTCTTTTCAAAGAAGAGGACATCTTAATGTTCTTTTAAAGAAAGCAATCAAGATGGGGATGAAACCAGAAAAGGCGATCTATGCTTGTACGTATACACCTGCACAGCGAATGAGAATGTATGATCGTGGTGCAATTGCTCCAGGAAAAGTAGCTGACTTTCTACTTGTTTCAAATCTGGAGAGTTTTGATATTGAAATGGTGTTTAAAAGAGGTTTGTTGACGTATGACTCATCAAAGCCATATAAACAATCCATGAAGGAAAAACAATTTCCAGAGTCATTCTATCATAGTGTGAAGCTTAAAGATCTTACTGAAGACGATTTTGATATACATGTACCACATACTGATGATCAATATTTGTGCAGGATTATGAATGTAAAAAACGGCTCAACCTTTACCGAGGAAAAGCATGATCATCTTGAAGTGAGAGATGGCAGGGTTTGTTGGGATGAAAGTCCATATGGGTTGATTGCGACCTTTGAACGGTATGGGAAAAATGGCAACAGGGCACAAGGCTTAATCGGAGGCGATATTTTAAAGCGCGGTGCCATCGCAACTACCTATTCACATGATAACCACAATCTCTTAGTGATTGGTTATAATAAAAAGGACATGCTGATTGCGGCAAATGAAGTGATACGGAATCAGGGAGGCATCTGTTGTGTCGACAATGGTGAAATTTTATCGATGCTAATGCTTCCGGTCGGAGGGATTTTATCTGAAGAGCCATTGGATGTAATCTCTGAAAAAGTAGAACAGTTAACATCTTCGATAAAATCGTTAGGGTACAACCATTACAATGTGATTATGTCCTTAAGCACCCTTTCACTCCCTGTCAGTCCTGCTCTAAAAATAACTGACTATGGTTTGATCGATGTTAATGAAGGGAAAGTAGTACAAGTCGTTGTCGGTGTTTAA
- a CDS encoding ABC transporter ATP-binding protein, which translates to MALFTLQDIAVAYNKQTILEDFNLEIEKGKLVSLLGPSGCGKTTTLRLIAGFIQANQGKFLFKDKDYTKVPVNKRNFGFVFQNYALFPHLSIFDNIAFGLRLRKVSKSEIEKRVMNVLEIVDLKGFEKRFPSELSGGQKQRVAIARALVIEPDILLFDEPLSNLDANLRVNMRVEIRRIQQELGITTVYVSHDQEECFSISDQVAIMNKGVIEQLDDPTKIYKFPETKFVADFIGFKNFIDFDKRTDHEDRIELIKAGQIFSIQKHPQMTNTTGKTGAIRPDNLIIREKGNLELNSENGVAGRIKISTYLGRSFQYVVETSIGDFTVNKEMTTPYRTGQEVILEIPKDQMVLVD; encoded by the coding sequence ATGGCTTTATTTACATTACAAGACATTGCTGTTGCTTACAATAAACAAACGATTTTAGAAGACTTTAACCTTGAGATTGAAAAAGGAAAGCTTGTTTCACTTCTTGGTCCAAGCGGATGTGGCAAAACGACCACTTTACGCTTAATTGCCGGATTTATTCAAGCTAATCAAGGGAAGTTTTTATTTAAAGATAAGGATTATACAAAAGTACCAGTAAACAAGCGAAACTTTGGCTTTGTGTTTCAAAATTATGCCTTGTTTCCACATTTATCGATTTTCGATAATATTGCATTTGGCCTGCGCCTTAGAAAGGTATCGAAAAGTGAAATCGAAAAACGTGTGATGAATGTTTTAGAAATAGTAGATTTAAAAGGATTTGAAAAAAGATTTCCTAGTGAGCTGTCAGGGGGTCAGAAGCAGCGTGTTGCGATTGCAAGGGCGCTCGTTATTGAACCTGATATCCTCTTATTCGATGAGCCTTTAAGTAATCTCGATGCGAATTTAAGGGTGAATATGAGAGTGGAAATCCGTCGTATTCAACAAGAGCTTGGTATTACCACAGTTTATGTATCACACGATCAGGAGGAATGCTTCTCCATCTCAGATCAAGTAGCAATTATGAATAAAGGGGTCATTGAGCAGCTTGACGATCCAACCAAAATATACAAATTTCCAGAGACGAAATTTGTTGCCGATTTTATTGGGTTTAAAAACTTTATTGATTTCGACAAACGGACAGATCATGAGGATCGAATTGAACTCATTAAAGCGGGTCAAATATTTAGTATCCAAAAACATCCGCAGATGACGAATACAACCGGGAAAACAGGGGCAATCCGACCAGATAATCTGATCATTCGAGAAAAAGGCAATCTTGAACTCAATTCAGAAAATGGAGTAGCTGGACGAATAAAAATTAGCACATACCTTGGACGTAGTTTTCAATATGTTGTTGAAACATCCATAGGTGATTTTACGGTGAATAAGGAAATGACGACTCCTTACCGTACAGGTCAGGAAGTAATCCTTGAAATTCCGAAAGACCAAATGGTGCTTGTTGATTAG
- a CDS encoding ABC transporter permease, protein MQEKNRGLALFTFLVFVFLLGPLLIISVTSFEGGNILKFPPEQFSFKWYINIFDVQMFLTTFKTSIIVSLAGNLLALLIGVPAAYALSRFDFKGKNIVDAIFVSPILIPGIVLGFSFLRYIVGVYQLPIYAALFIGHTIIMLPFIIRVISSSLSNFDFSIEEASESLGASKLRTFFTIVLPNIKSGILAAIMIAFLESFNNVDISVFMTGPGVSTFPIQMLTYVENYFDPTIAAISVLLMIITAFFMFMVERLMGLSYFTKR, encoded by the coding sequence ATGCAGGAAAAAAATCGAGGACTGGCCCTGTTTACATTCCTGGTGTTTGTCTTTTTACTAGGGCCTTTGCTTATTATATCTGTTACGTCATTTGAAGGAGGCAATATATTAAAATTCCCTCCAGAACAATTTTCTTTCAAATGGTATATAAATATTTTCGATGTACAAATGTTCTTAACTACGTTTAAGACATCCATTATTGTGTCACTAGCAGGAAATTTATTGGCGCTTTTAATTGGAGTGCCTGCTGCCTATGCGTTAAGCCGTTTTGACTTTAAAGGGAAAAATATAGTAGATGCCATTTTCGTCTCACCTATATTAATTCCGGGGATTGTGCTTGGTTTCTCCTTTTTACGTTATATTGTCGGAGTATACCAGCTGCCAATTTATGCAGCATTATTTATAGGACATACGATTATTATGCTGCCGTTTATCATCCGTGTGATCTCCTCAAGCTTATCAAACTTTGACTTCTCTATTGAAGAAGCAAGTGAGAGCTTAGGGGCAAGTAAACTAAGAACGTTCTTTACGATTGTTCTTCCGAATATAAAATCTGGTATTTTAGCTGCTATTATGATTGCTTTTTTAGAATCGTTTAATAATGTAGATATTTCTGTATTTATGACAGGTCCCGGTGTCAGTACATTTCCGATTCAAATGCTGACTTATGTAGAGAACTATTTTGATCCTACAATTGCTGCTATATCCGTGTTGCTCATGATCATTACAGCTTTCTTCATGTTTATGGTAGAGAGGCTCATGGGTCTATCTTATTTCACTAAACGATAA
- a CDS encoding ABC transporter permease, which translates to MKKRFVYLLLLPGVLFLTIFMIIPIILTIGTTFYNENGFTFQGYLAFFKDRYFVDILLTTLRVSLLTTIICILLGFPAAYYISKLGTKTKAIMLLLTIFPLLTSSVVRSFSWMIIIGKNGLLNNILLFTGLIEEPLDILYTPTAIIIGLIHLFLPLIIVTLVGVMENIETDLLKAAESLGASKLVVFSKVVLPLCVPGLVIGSILVFVGSFTAYTTPALLGGKQRVIATFLYQNAVTLNDWQVASVVATIMIVVTVIIITIMNSIAKKLNPKG; encoded by the coding sequence ATGAAAAAACGATTTGTCTACCTGTTGCTGTTGCCGGGTGTTCTTTTTTTAACGATCTTTATGATCATTCCAATTATTTTAACGATTGGAACGACTTTTTATAATGAAAATGGCTTTACCTTTCAAGGATACCTTGCGTTTTTCAAAGATCGATATTTTGTTGATATCCTCCTAACGACTCTTAGAGTGAGTCTGCTCACAACCATTATATGTATTTTGCTTGGATTCCCAGCAGCTTATTATATTTCAAAACTAGGAACAAAAACGAAGGCAATCATGCTTTTATTGACCATTTTTCCACTGCTAACAAGTTCGGTTGTCCGATCATTTAGCTGGATGATCATTATTGGGAAAAATGGTTTGCTTAATAACATCCTGCTATTCACTGGCTTGATTGAAGAGCCACTCGATATTCTTTATACACCAACTGCCATTATTATTGGATTGATTCATTTATTTTTGCCTTTAATTATCGTAACACTTGTTGGCGTTATGGAAAATATTGAAACAGATTTATTGAAAGCAGCTGAAAGCTTAGGTGCATCAAAGCTAGTCGTCTTTTCAAAGGTTGTACTTCCACTATGTGTTCCCGGTTTAGTCATAGGAAGTATCCTTGTTTTTGTCGGAAGCTTTACTGCTTATACAACGCCAGCACTACTAGGTGGCAAGCAACGGGTAATCGCAACATTTCTTTATCAAAATGCGGTGACACTGAATGATTGGCAAGTAGCGTCAGTTGTCGCAACAATCATGATTGTGGTTACAGTCATTATTATTACCATCATGAATAGTATTGCTAAAAAATTAAATCCAAAGGGGTAG
- a CDS encoding nucleoside hydrolase, which produces MKRKLILDVDTGIDDAIGIILAVKSKQFDILGITTVNGNVSLDTATRNTSKILDLLDEREISVIKGANAPLLRNSFFEHRIHGEDGLGGALMDIKVKKQQDDGFAPDFIINSILNFPNEVTLVMTGPLTNLALAVKKCPQIINHVKEVIFMGGVVHGGGNVTPTAEYNMYVDPEAAKIVLHAGFESITQVGLDVTRKALLTEEHIELIENQKLADYIRSSTTDYRKRYFERNGIWACAMHDPLAVGVALQQDLVTREKFYVDVEVRSELCDGQTVCDFQNRLMKPKNVNVCLDVNVEAFFDMFIRIMNSSLD; this is translated from the coding sequence ATGAAAAGAAAATTGATTCTCGATGTTGATACAGGAATAGATGATGCAATTGGAATCATACTTGCTGTCAAGAGTAAGCAGTTTGACATTTTAGGAATCACAACAGTAAATGGGAATGTTTCCCTCGATACCGCCACAAGAAACACCAGTAAAATACTTGATCTATTAGATGAAAGAGAAATATCAGTCATTAAAGGGGCGAATGCCCCTCTTCTTCGAAATTCCTTTTTTGAGCATCGTATTCATGGGGAAGATGGTCTAGGCGGCGCCCTTATGGATATAAAGGTTAAAAAACAACAAGATGATGGTTTTGCTCCTGATTTTATTATTAATTCCATATTGAATTTTCCAAACGAAGTAACATTAGTCATGACGGGACCCCTTACGAACTTGGCACTCGCAGTGAAAAAGTGTCCTCAGATTATTAACCATGTAAAAGAGGTTATTTTTATGGGCGGTGTTGTACATGGAGGAGGCAATGTGACGCCAACAGCAGAGTATAACATGTATGTTGATCCAGAAGCGGCAAAAATTGTTCTCCATGCCGGGTTTGAATCGATTACACAAGTTGGATTGGATGTCACGAGAAAGGCTTTGTTGACTGAAGAGCATATTGAATTAATTGAAAACCAAAAACTTGCAGATTATATAAGATCTAGTACGACAGATTACCGAAAACGATATTTTGAACGTAATGGCATTTGGGCATGTGCTATGCATGATCCATTAGCTGTGGGAGTCGCCCTGCAACAAGATCTTGTTACAAGAGAAAAATTCTATGTTGATGTAGAAGTGCGAAGTGAACTTTGTGATGGACAGACAGTTTGCGACTTTCAAAACCGGCTGATGAAACCGAAAAATGTAAATGTTTGTTTAGACGTGAATGTTGAGGCGTTTTTTGACATGTTTATCCGCATCATGAATTCATCTTTAGATTAA
- a CDS encoding ABC transporter substrate-binding protein has product MKKLVNILSVLAFFLLAACSSQEENAADKEKEPKELVISTWGFAEDFFREEIYKPFEEKHNVKIVLDIGNNADRLNKVRQGTADVDVMFLSDYYAQQGIDEDLFEKIDRSKLTNVDKVYDVAKAPLGEEYGPAYTIAQFGIAYNPDEVKQPINSWKDLWNEDLKDSITIPGITSTSGPMFLNAASKVSGSEEFNEDNAFSQMKKIMPNVVKEYNQTSEFVNMFAQGEIVAGPIMEMYFADIQEAVPNAKFVSPEEGGYAVMNTVNVVKGTDQKEVAEEFINYMLSTEVQEKSAKGKIDSPVNTEVKLTDEEAKGLTYGDVVVKSLIPLDMEFVNKNSKAWIDRWNRELAQ; this is encoded by the coding sequence ATGAAAAAATTAGTTAATATTCTATCTGTTTTAGCTTTTTTTCTATTAGCTGCATGTTCTTCTCAAGAGGAAAATGCTGCTGACAAAGAGAAGGAGCCAAAAGAATTAGTGATCTCGACATGGGGTTTCGCTGAAGACTTCTTCCGTGAAGAAATTTATAAACCATTTGAAGAGAAACATAATGTAAAAATCGTTTTAGATATTGGGAATAATGCAGACCGATTAAACAAAGTACGTCAAGGTACTGCAGATGTTGATGTCATGTTCTTATCTGATTACTATGCTCAACAAGGTATTGATGAAGATTTATTTGAAAAGATTGACCGCAGTAAGCTTACGAACGTTGACAAAGTTTACGATGTGGCAAAAGCTCCACTAGGTGAAGAGTATGGTCCAGCTTATACGATTGCTCAATTTGGAATTGCTTATAATCCGGATGAAGTAAAACAACCAATCAACTCTTGGAAAGATCTTTGGAATGAGGATTTAAAGGATTCAATTACGATTCCTGGAATCACTTCAACTTCAGGTCCAATGTTTTTAAACGCTGCATCAAAGGTTAGCGGAAGTGAAGAATTTAATGAAGACAATGCTTTTTCTCAAATGAAAAAGATAATGCCTAATGTGGTGAAAGAATATAACCAAACATCTGAGTTTGTGAATATGTTTGCACAAGGAGAAATCGTTGCAGGTCCGATCATGGAAATGTACTTTGCTGATATACAAGAAGCAGTTCCAAATGCTAAGTTTGTCTCCCCTGAAGAAGGCGGTTATGCAGTAATGAATACTGTAAATGTAGTAAAAGGTACTGACCAAAAAGAGGTAGCTGAAGAGTTTATCAATTATATGCTAAGTACTGAAGTTCAAGAAAAATCAGCAAAAGGAAAAATTGATTCGCCAGTAAATACGGAAGTAAAGCTCACTGATGAAGAAGCAAAAGGATTAACTTATGGCGATGTGGTTGTTAAGAGTTTAATTCCTTTAGACATGGAGTTCGTAAATAAAAACTCTAAAGCATGGATCGATCGTTGGAATCGTGAACTTGCACAGTAA
- a CDS encoding DUF2294 domain-containing protein produces the protein MYNDVSKELFGFGTTLLKVTVERNVITFQAKHRRAPRSVALEGEVPTLKQEVDFHMSLLYKKKLRQKLDEQTDWEIEAVLRDYDAATQLAFTNVVLKEQ, from the coding sequence ATGTACAATGATGTATCAAAGGAGTTATTCGGCTTTGGTACAACCTTACTGAAAGTTACCGTTGAGCGGAATGTGATTACATTTCAAGCCAAACACCGACGAGCGCCACGTTCTGTTGCTTTAGAGGGGGAGGTTCCAACCTTAAAGCAAGAGGTAGACTTTCATATGTCACTTCTTTATAAGAAGAAATTAAGACAAAAACTTGATGAACAGACAGATTGGGAAATCGAAGCTGTTCTAAGAGATTATGATGCTGCAACACAGTTGGCATTTACGAATGTTGTTTTAAAGGAACAATAA